A genome region from Paracoccus sp. MC1862 includes the following:
- a CDS encoding peptidoglycan-binding protein — MRAFLCVLTVLATAAQAQAPGPGGDGAGFDIIHDVPPVQSIAIDAATGGLFAAVAPDGEGTGSAIVQWRLDPVRRAALWQTETIVSDIEITPAGLVYAAGQRAARPGGPAGSRSGMVITLNPARPADPPAVFISFPDNARVDFPRYSQAAHDGGERIFVTTPTQFTVAGYPERPFHPGETPDELRLRCGVPAQFSLFGPPDRPGYVASTADGALLEAGLVRPDPAAAFPGGCFRVANVFSKDAPATLNSVVHAVLADAGGTADAVLALEPNTGTLDLLRLDGGTQQLSRAGSADLGAGDGAFTLLAASRDGSVIFVGGPGQEGILRFRREGDGLARAGTLWTGTGLRQIEVSADGRLAVLVIRDARGLDRIHLIRAPGALADGAAGLPPGGDSLRLIQSALNEAGFAVGPADGIPGPRTAAAISKAMARETRIESGGFDVKSMIEGVFMTPPAGK, encoded by the coding sequence ACGGGCGGGCTGTTCGCCGCCGTGGCCCCGGATGGCGAGGGGACCGGATCGGCCATCGTGCAATGGCGCCTGGACCCGGTCCGCCGGGCGGCGCTGTGGCAAACGGAAACCATCGTCAGCGACATCGAGATCACCCCCGCTGGCCTTGTCTATGCCGCGGGCCAGCGGGCCGCCCGGCCCGGCGGCCCGGCGGGGTCGCGCAGCGGCATGGTGATCACCCTCAATCCCGCCCGCCCCGCGGACCCGCCTGCCGTCTTCATCAGCTTTCCCGACAATGCCCGCGTCGATTTCCCGCGCTACAGCCAGGCCGCGCATGACGGCGGAGAGCGCATCTTCGTGACCACGCCCACGCAGTTCACCGTGGCCGGCTATCCCGAGCGGCCCTTCCACCCCGGCGAGACGCCCGATGAGCTGCGGCTGCGATGCGGCGTGCCGGCGCAGTTCAGCCTGTTCGGCCCCCCGGACCGGCCGGGCTATGTCGCCTCGACCGCCGATGGCGCGCTGCTGGAAGCGGGGCTGGTCCGGCCGGACCCGGCGGCGGCCTTCCCCGGCGGCTGCTTCCGGGTGGCCAATGTCTTCAGCAAGGACGCCCCGGCCACGCTGAACAGCGTCGTCCACGCGGTGCTGGCGGATGCGGGCGGCACCGCCGATGCGGTGCTGGCGCTTGAGCCGAACACCGGCACCCTTGACCTGCTGCGGCTGGACGGCGGCACGCAGCAGTTGTCCCGCGCCGGCTCGGCCGATCTGGGGGCGGGCGACGGCGCCTTCACGCTGCTTGCGGCAAGCCGCGACGGCTCGGTCATCTTCGTCGGCGGGCCGGGGCAGGAGGGCATCCTGCGGTTCCGGCGCGAGGGCGACGGCCTTGCCCGCGCCGGCACGCTGTGGACCGGGACCGGCCTGCGGCAGATCGAGGTCAGCGCCGACGGACGCCTTGCGGTGCTGGTCATCCGCGATGCCCGCGGGCTTGACCGCATCCACCTGATCCGCGCGCCGGGGGCCCTGGCCGACGGCGCGGCGGGCCTGCCCCCCGGCGGCGACAGCCTGCGGCTGATCCAGTCCGCGCTGAACGAGGCGGGCTTTGCGGTGGGACCGGCGGACGGCATTCCCGGCCCCCGCACCGCCGCCGCCATTTCAAAGGCGATGGCGCGGGAGACCCGTATCGAATCAGGCGGGTTTGACGTAAAATCAATGATCGAGGGGGTGTTCATGACCCCCCCGGCCGGGAAATGA